One uncultured Alphaproteobacteria bacterium genomic region harbors:
- a CDS encoding putative tRNA(Ile)-lysidine synthase (Evidence 3 : Function proposed based on presence of conserved amino acid motif, structural feature or limited homology), with the protein MPLSRAAPAAEDAPLLEALERRFAATMAGFGGFEPAPLVVVAVSGGVDSMALLRLAHDWAAAQGGRVIAVTFDHRLRPESAAEAERVGAWCAALGILHRTLVWDGPAPATGVEAAARGARYAALDSVCRETGALHLVVGHHAGDQRETVAMRMERGGGHGRAGMPALDYRRDCRLLRPLLGFAKSELAALCRALGQAWVEDPSNLSDAFERNRVRKRLERLPEAEAAAMDRSIAAAGRARMDAERRLARRIVAWARISPLGYAWVDWDAWDAAPRDDAADREFLARLAYCVGGRVYAPPLGVVERALSTLAVGGVATLGGCIARRGGGGLWILRENRAAPALSGGRWDERFAAAPDDLARLRAPQGAAERDALRRTLAALGTCEKPPPSAAFARVPVFAHGEEVCLAPLGGYDRAVPAARFAPAAGVTACAIWLAPVAANLM; encoded by the coding sequence GTGCCGCTGAGCCGCGCCGCACCGGCCGCGGAAGACGCGCCGCTCCTCGAAGCGCTGGAGCGGCGCTTCGCCGCGACGATGGCGGGCTTCGGCGGATTCGAACCCGCGCCGCTGGTGGTGGTGGCGGTTTCGGGCGGCGTCGACAGCATGGCGCTCCTGCGGCTGGCCCACGATTGGGCGGCGGCGCAAGGCGGGCGGGTGATCGCCGTCACCTTCGATCATCGCCTGCGCCCCGAATCCGCCGCCGAGGCGGAGCGGGTCGGGGCATGGTGCGCCGCGCTCGGCATTCTCCACCGCACGCTCGTCTGGGATGGGCCCGCGCCCGCAACCGGGGTCGAGGCGGCGGCGCGCGGCGCGCGCTATGCGGCGCTGGATTCGGTGTGCCGCGAAACCGGGGCGCTGCATCTCGTGGTCGGCCACCACGCGGGCGACCAGCGCGAAACCGTGGCGATGCGGATGGAACGCGGCGGCGGCCATGGCCGCGCCGGCATGCCAGCCCTCGATTATCGCCGCGACTGCCGCCTGTTGCGGCCGTTGCTCGGCTTCGCCAAGTCCGAACTCGCGGCGCTGTGCCGCGCCCTCGGGCAGGCATGGGTCGAGGACCCCTCCAACCTGTCCGATGCGTTCGAACGCAACCGCGTGCGCAAGCGCCTCGAACGCCTGCCGGAGGCCGAGGCGGCGGCGATGGACCGCAGCATCGCGGCGGCCGGGCGGGCGCGCATGGATGCGGAGCGCCGTCTCGCGCGCCGCATCGTCGCCTGGGCGCGGATTTCGCCCCTGGGGTACGCCTGGGTCGACTGGGACGCCTGGGATGCCGCGCCGCGCGACGACGCCGCCGACCGCGAATTCCTCGCCCGTCTGGCGTACTGCGTCGGCGGGCGGGTCTATGCGCCGCCGCTCGGCGTGGTCGAACGCGCGCTCTCCACCCTCGCCGTGGGCGGCGTCGCCACCCTCGGCGGCTGCATCGCCCGGCGCGGCGGCGGCGGCCTGTGGATTCTGCGCGAGAACCGCGCCGCTCCGGCGCTCTCGGGCGGACGCTGGGACGAACGCTTCGCCGCCGCGCCCGACGACCTCGCGCGCCTGCGCGCGCCGCAGGGAGCTGCCGAGCGCGACGCCCTGCGCCGCACGCTCGCCGCTCTCGGAACCTGCGAGAAACCGCCGCCTTCGGCGGCGTTCGCGCGGGTGCCGGTGTTCGCCCATGGCGAAGAGGTTTGCCTTGCGCCGCTCGGCGGCTATGATCGCGCCGTTCCGGCGGCGCGCTTCGCGCCCGCGGCCGGGGTCACCGCCTGCGCGATCTGGCTTGCGCCGGTTGCGGCAAACCTTATGTAA
- a CDS encoding conserved exported hypothetical protein (Evidence 4 : Homologs of previously reported genes of unknown function), whose product MTRFDARRPLACAAFAAALVFGAASAGAQDGALAGRVDRLERDLQLLQRQAYQSTQSGGGGDLTAEGAASLYSKVSQIEEQMRDLTGQIEQLNYKIEQTQQRLDRMQADVDFRFQSLEKGGAGAATGAAEGAPAAQQPPANPVSGSTVGILGQTRSAGAPPVAAPAENAAEAYRDAFNLLKKADYPAAETAFKSFLQTYGNTEYAGNAQYWLGETYYVRGQFDQAAVAFADGYKKYRKGPKAPDSLLKLGFSMRKLNQTDKACVALEQFLKEFGGAPKVQIDLANKARTEMKCR is encoded by the coding sequence ATGACCCGCTTCGACGCCCGCCGCCCGCTCGCCTGCGCGGCATTCGCCGCGGCCCTGGTTTTCGGCGCGGCTTCGGCCGGGGCGCAGGACGGTGCGCTCGCCGGGCGCGTCGACCGCCTCGAACGCGACCTTCAGCTGTTGCAGCGCCAGGCCTATCAGAGCACCCAGTCGGGCGGCGGCGGCGATCTGACGGCGGAGGGCGCGGCGTCGCTCTACTCCAAGGTCAGCCAGATCGAGGAGCAGATGCGCGATCTCACCGGCCAGATCGAGCAGCTCAACTACAAGATCGAACAGACGCAGCAGCGTCTCGACCGGATGCAGGCCGACGTCGACTTCCGCTTCCAGTCGCTCGAAAAGGGCGGAGCGGGCGCGGCGACCGGCGCGGCCGAGGGTGCGCCCGCGGCGCAGCAGCCGCCGGCCAATCCGGTGTCCGGCTCCACCGTCGGCATCCTCGGGCAGACCCGGTCGGCGGGTGCGCCGCCCGTCGCCGCTCCGGCGGAAAACGCCGCCGAAGCCTACCGCGATGCCTTCAATCTTCTGAAGAAGGCCGACTACCCGGCGGCCGAAACCGCCTTCAAGTCCTTCCTTCAGACCTACGGCAACACCGAGTACGCGGGCAACGCCCAGTACTGGCTGGGCGAAACCTACTACGTGCGCGGTCAGTTCGATCAGGCGGCGGTTGCCTTCGCCGACGGTTACAAAAAGTATCGCAAGGGTCCGAAGGCGCCGGACAGTCTGCTGAAGCTCGGGTTCTCGATGCGCAAGCTCAACCAGACCGACAAGGCGTGCGTGGCGCTGGAGCAGTTCCTCAAGGAGTTCGGCGGCGCGCCGAAGGTCCAGATCGACCTCGCGAACAAGGCGCGCACCGAGATGAAGTGCCGCTGA
- the pal gene encoding peptidoglycan-associated outer membrane lipoprotein (Evidence 2a : Function of homologous gene experimentally demonstrated in an other organism; PubMedId : 11173492, 11790745, 2687247; Product type lp : lipoprotein), whose product MKIRVLSVVAASLLVAACSSGPQESADTSGAGKGAASSSVTAPVPGSPEHFLANAKDRVFFALDRSDLDESAVKSLMGQAAWLKTYPNTKITIEGHADERGTREYNLALGERRANAVKNFLQAQGVAAARITTVSYGKERPAVMGSNEYAWSQNRRAVTVVQK is encoded by the coding sequence ATGAAGATTCGTGTACTGAGCGTCGTGGCGGCCAGCCTGCTCGTGGCGGCCTGCTCCAGTGGTCCGCAGGAGAGCGCCGACACTTCGGGTGCCGGCAAGGGCGCCGCGTCGTCGTCCGTGACCGCGCCGGTTCCGGGCTCGCCGGAGCACTTCCTGGCGAACGCCAAGGATCGCGTGTTCTTCGCGCTCGATCGTTCGGACCTCGATGAGTCCGCGGTGAAGTCGCTGATGGGTCAGGCCGCGTGGCTCAAGACCTATCCGAACACCAAGATCACCATCGAAGGCCATGCCGACGAGCGCGGCACCCGCGAATACAACCTCGCCCTCGGCGAGCGTCGCGCCAACGCGGTGAAGAACTTCCTGCAGGCGCAGGGTGTGGCGGCCGCGCGCATCACCACCGTCTCCTACGGCAAGGAGCGTCCGGCGGTGATGGGCTCGAACGAGTACGCCTGGTCGCAGAACCGTCGCGCCGTGACGGTGGTGCAGAAGTAA